The DNA region TATCAAAACCAAGGGGCATTCATCCTGATGCAATTGATACAGAAATCCCTTTTGCTTGCAATGCAAGTAATTTATTTTGAACAAGAGTTGATAATTCTTGCTTATCAGTAATCAATGTGCCATCAACATCAGTAACAATTAATTCAATTTGGTTACCATTAATTTTTAACATTACAACCTAATCTTCTATTTTAATATTGTCTTATAAAGATAATCAGCAATTCCTGCCGCATTATTA from Spiroplasma kunkelii CR2-3x includes:
- a CDS encoding HAD family hydrolase, which gives rise to MLKINGNQIELIVTDVDGTLITDKQELSTLVQNKLLALQAKGISVSIASGWMPLGFDNYTRELKINNYYQYVIGDNGALV